Proteins encoded by one window of Scatophagus argus isolate fScaArg1 chromosome 8, fScaArg1.pri, whole genome shotgun sequence:
- the slc25a33 gene encoding solute carrier family 25 member 33, which produces MAQKDTLLHLFAGGCSGTVGAIVTCPLEVLKTRLQSSGLTLRPVFQVQLGTLSGAGVIRPGTVTPGLLQVLRSILEKEGPRSLFRGLGPNLVGVAPSRAIYFAAYSKAKEMFNGLFVPNSGVVHMSSAGIAAFVTNSLMNPIWMVKTRMQLEKKARGEKKMNALQCARYVYKTEGIRGFYRGLTASYAGISETMICFLIYETLKKNLAKSQFASSNSEMEKGASDFFSLMLAAAFSKGCASCIAYPHEVIRTRLREEGSKYKYFFQTGRLIAVEEGYAAFYRGLIPQLIRQIPNTAIVLSTYELIVHLLGDSK; this is translated from the exons ATGGCACAGAAAGATACGCTGCTACATCTGTTTGCTGGGGG ATGTAGTGGTACGGTGGGAGCCATCGTGACCTGCCCCCTGGAGGTGCTGAAGACACGATTGCAGTCCTCTGGCCTCACCCTCAGACCCGTCTTCCAGGTCCAGCTGGGCACCCTAAGTGGCGCCGGGGTTATCAGACCAGGAACTGTTACACCGGGGCTGCTCCAGGTCCTACG gTCAATCCTAGAAAAAGAGGGACCAAGATCACTCTTCCGTGGGCTGGGGCCAAACCTTGTTGGCGTGGCCCCCTCAAG AGCCATTTACTTTGCTGCATACTCGAAAGCTAAAGAGATGTTCAATGGCCTGTTCGTTCCTAATAGTGGAGTGGTGCACATGTCCTCTGCTGGCATTGCAG CTTTCGTTACAAACTCCTTGATGAACCCCATTTGGATGGTCAAGACCAGGATGCAGCTTGAGAAAAA AgccagaggagagaagaagatgaatgCGCTGCAGTGTGCCCGCTATGTTTACAAAACGGAAGGGATTCGGGGCTTCTACCGAGGCCTGACTGCATCTTATGCTGGCATCTCGGAGACCATGATCTGCTTCCTAATCTACGAGACACTGAAGAAAAACCTCGCCAAGAGCCAATTTGCCTCATCGAATAGTGAAATGGAGAAAGGAGCATCAGACTTCTTCAGTCTGATGCTGGCAGCTGCTTTTTCAAAGGGTTGTGCGTCCTGCATAGCTTACCCACACG AGGTCATTCGGACAAGGCTGCGTGAGGAAGGCAGCAAGTACAAGTATTTCTTCCAGACAGGGAGGTTAATAGCAGTGGAGGAAGGCTACGCAGCTTTTTATAGAGGACTCATTCCACAGCTAATTAGACAAATCCCAAACACAGCGATCGTCCTCTCCACATATGAACTCATTGTCCATCTGCTGGGAGACTCCAAGTGA
- the spsb1 gene encoding SPRY domain-containing SOCS box protein 1 isoform X1, with product MSSPKWQKASNRSELDCLHQVTQEHKPACWAAGAQWRRGSEADYSPHLSLRRGEEEEEEEEEEEEEGAAVTTQSMGQKVPGGIKTIDMRDPAFSPLKLELQALSQTKPSRLDLLLDMPAASLDIQVQHSWNNDDRSLNIFVKDDNKLVFHRHPVAQSTDAIRGRVGYTRGLHVWEISWAMRQRGTHAVVGVATSDAPLHSVGYTALVGSNAESWGWDLCRSKLYHDGKNHPGKSYPAFLEPDDTFIIPDSLLVVLDMDEGTLGYVVDGHYLGVAFRGLKGRKLYPVVSAVWGHCEIRIRYINGLDPEPLSLMDLCRRSVRVALGRDRLSEIHRLPLPASLKNYLLYQ from the exons ATGTCCAGCCCGAAATGGCAAAAG GCATCAAACAGGTCTGAACTTGACTGTCTGCATCAAGTGACCCAGGAGCATAAACCTGCTTGTTGGGCTGCAGGAGCACAGTGGAGGAGAGGGTCCGAGGCTGATTACTCCCCCCATTTGTCTttgaggaggggggaggaagaggaggaggaggaggaggaggaggaggaagaaggagctgctgtaacCACCCAGAGCATGGGGCAGAAAGTCCCAGGTGGCATTAAAACCATTGATATGCGGGATCCGGCGTTCAGTCCCCTGAAGCTGGAGCTGCAGGCCCTGAGTCAAACCAAGCCATCTCGACTGGATCTGCTGCTTGACATGCCAGCTGCCAGCCTGGACATCCAGGTCCAGCACTCTTGGAACAATGATGACCGCTCCCTGAACATCTTCGTCAAGGACGACAACAAGCTGGTGTTCCACAGGCACCCTGTGGCTCAGAGCACAGACGCCATCCGGGGCCGTGTTGGCTACACGAGGGGACTGCATGTGTGGGAGATCAGCTGGGCTATGCGTCAGAGAGGCACTCACGCTGTTGTCGGGGTGGCTACAAGTGATGCCCCGCTGCACTCAGTGGGCTACACCGCTTTGGTAGGAAGCAATGCTGAGTCCTGGGGCTGGGACCTGTGCAGGAGTAAACTCTACCACGACGGCAAGAATCACCCAGGAAAAAGCTACCCAGCCTTCCTCGAGCCAGACGACACTTTCATAATACCAGACTCCCTCTTAGTCGTCTTGGACATGGACGAGGGCACTCTGGGTTATGTAGTGGATGGACATTATCTGGGGGTGGCGTTCAGAGGACTTAAGGGCAGAAAGCTGTACCCAGTGGTGAGCGCCGTGTGGGGACACTGTGAAATACGAATCCGGTACATAAATGGACTTGATC CTGAACCCCTCTCTCTGATGGACCTGTGTAGACGTTCGGTGAGGGTGGCATTAGGAAGAGACCGTCTGAGTGAAATCCATAGACTGCCCCTGCCAGCCTCTCTCAAGAACTACCTGCTCTACCAATGA
- the spsb1 gene encoding SPRY domain-containing SOCS box protein 1 isoform X2, whose product MGQKVPGGIKTIDMRDPAFSPLKLELQALSQTKPSRLDLLLDMPAASLDIQVQHSWNNDDRSLNIFVKDDNKLVFHRHPVAQSTDAIRGRVGYTRGLHVWEISWAMRQRGTHAVVGVATSDAPLHSVGYTALVGSNAESWGWDLCRSKLYHDGKNHPGKSYPAFLEPDDTFIIPDSLLVVLDMDEGTLGYVVDGHYLGVAFRGLKGRKLYPVVSAVWGHCEIRIRYINGLDPEPLSLMDLCRRSVRVALGRDRLSEIHRLPLPASLKNYLLYQ is encoded by the exons ATGGGGCAGAAAGTCCCAGGTGGCATTAAAACCATTGATATGCGGGATCCGGCGTTCAGTCCCCTGAAGCTGGAGCTGCAGGCCCTGAGTCAAACCAAGCCATCTCGACTGGATCTGCTGCTTGACATGCCAGCTGCCAGCCTGGACATCCAGGTCCAGCACTCTTGGAACAATGATGACCGCTCCCTGAACATCTTCGTCAAGGACGACAACAAGCTGGTGTTCCACAGGCACCCTGTGGCTCAGAGCACAGACGCCATCCGGGGCCGTGTTGGCTACACGAGGGGACTGCATGTGTGGGAGATCAGCTGGGCTATGCGTCAGAGAGGCACTCACGCTGTTGTCGGGGTGGCTACAAGTGATGCCCCGCTGCACTCAGTGGGCTACACCGCTTTGGTAGGAAGCAATGCTGAGTCCTGGGGCTGGGACCTGTGCAGGAGTAAACTCTACCACGACGGCAAGAATCACCCAGGAAAAAGCTACCCAGCCTTCCTCGAGCCAGACGACACTTTCATAATACCAGACTCCCTCTTAGTCGTCTTGGACATGGACGAGGGCACTCTGGGTTATGTAGTGGATGGACATTATCTGGGGGTGGCGTTCAGAGGACTTAAGGGCAGAAAGCTGTACCCAGTGGTGAGCGCCGTGTGGGGACACTGTGAAATACGAATCCGGTACATAAATGGACTTGATC CTGAACCCCTCTCTCTGATGGACCTGTGTAGACGTTCGGTGAGGGTGGCATTAGGAAGAGACCGTCTGAGTGAAATCCATAGACTGCCCCTGCCAGCCTCTCTCAAGAACTACCTGCTCTACCAATGA
- the LOC124062934 gene encoding glycine N-acyltransferase-like protein 2: protein MCVDSWPTFTTAICHSQKQPLSSSSSSSGLIRDMCTVFTKNPATLRSLLLSEGVINWGKTTEFRGIPRSLCHLVRELASLNGLHVKEYEDYDIFIHHNPEKKDWQKKVLPLPISILEESHAELADAQLPYGGSQESLNYMRACIRHLPNHCVTDEKGQPVSWMLTDELCELRMAYTMPEYRQTGHLRALSQALIHRMSSMGLPIYCCIFQQNQVAIKAATSFGFDAYPIMETLFSMVICKDRV from the exons ATGTGTGTTGACTCCTGGCCTACATTTACTACTGCCATTTGTCATAGTCAAAAACAG cctctcagcagcagcagcagcagctctgggcTGATTCGTGACATGTGCACCGTCTTCACCAAGAATCCTGCAACTCTGAGAAGTCTACTTCTTAGTGAGGGAGTCATAAACTGGGGGAAAACAACTGAGTTCAGAG GCATACCAAGATCACTTTGCCATCTCGTCAGGGAACTTGCCTCACTCAATGGGCTCCATGTCAAAGAATATGAGGATTATGACATCTTCATACACCACAACCCGGAGAAAAAGGACTGGCAAAA GAAAGTGTTGCCACTGCCAATTTCCATTCTTGAAGAGTCCCACGCTGAGCTTGCGGATGCACAGTTGCCTTATGGAGGCAGCCAGGAGAGCCTGAACTACATGAGAGCCTGTATCCGCCATCTGCCAAACCACTGTGTGACGGATGAAAAGGGCCAGCCTGTGTCCTGGATGCTGACTGACGAGCTGTGTGAGCTGAGAATGGCTTACACCATGCCGGAGTACAGACAGACCGGTCACCTCCGGGCCCTGTCTCAGGCTCTGATCCACAGGATGAGCTCTATGGGTCTGCCCATTTACTGCTGCATCTTCCAGCAGAACCAGGTCGCTATTAAGGCTGCGACCTCTTTCGGCTTTGATGCTTATCCCATTATGGAGACGCTCTTTTCAATGGTAATATGCAAAGACAGAGTCTGA